In a genomic window of Jaculus jaculus isolate mJacJac1 chromosome 8, mJacJac1.mat.Y.cur, whole genome shotgun sequence:
- the Lzts3 gene encoding leucine zipper putative tumor suppressor 3 → MAKLETLPVRADPGRDPLLAFAPRPSELGPPDPRLAMGSGVAHAQEFPMKSVGTRTGGGSSQGSFPGSRGSGSGASRERPGRYPSEDKVLANSLYLNGELRSSDHTDVCGNVVVSSGGSSSSGGSDKAPPQYREPSHPPKLLATSGKLDQCSEPLVRPSAFKPVVPKNFHSMQNLCPPQTNGTPEGRQGPAGLKGGLDKSRTMTPAGGSGGGLSDSGRNSLTSLPTYSSSYSQHLAPLSASTSHINRIGTASYGSGSSGGGSGYQDLGTSDSGRASSKSGSSSSMGRSGHLGSGEGGSGGLPFAACSPPSPSTLIQELGERLWEKEQEVAALRRSLEQSEAAVAQVLEERQKAWERELAELRQGCSGKLQQVARRAQRAQQGLQLQVLRLQQDKKQLQEEAARLMQQREELEDKVAACQKEQADFLPRMEETKWEVCQKAGEISLLKQQLKDSQADVSQKLSEIVGLRSQLREGRASLREKEEQLLSLRDSFGSKQASLELSEGELPTACLKPVLTPVDLAEPQELATCESDEAKMRRQAGVAAAASLVSVDADVDAGGESGTRALRREVGRLQAELAAERRARERQGASFAEERRVWLEEKEKVIEYQKQLQLSYVEMYQRNQQLERRLRERGVAGGASTPTPQHGEEKKAWTPSRLERIESTEI, encoded by the exons ATGGCGAAGCTGGAGACGCTACCTGTGCGTGCTGACCCAGGAAGGGATCCCCTCCTGGCCTTTGCCCCACGGCCTTCTGAGCTTGGGCCTCCAGACCCCCGCCTGGCCATGGGCAGTGGGGTGGCCCATGCTCAGGAGTTCCCTATGAAGAGCGTGGGCACCCGCACAGGGGGTGGGAGCAGCCAGGGAAGTTTTCCTGGTTCCCGAGGCAGTGGTAGTGGGGCCAGCAGGGAGAGGCCTGGCCGCTACCCCTCAGAGGACAAGGTTCTTGCCAACTCCCTCTACCTCAATGGTGAACTGCGGAGCAGCGACCACACAGATGTCTGTGGCAATGTGGTGGTTagcagtggtggcagcagcagcagtgggggcAGTGACAAGGCTCCACCACAATATCGGGAGCCCAGCCACCCACCCAAGCTCCTGGCCACCTCTGGCAAGCTAGATCAG TGCTCGGAACCACTAGTTCGGCCATCAGCCTTCAAGCCTGTTGTACCTAAGAACTTCCATTCCATGCAGAACTTGTGTCCTCCACAGACCAATGGGACCCCTGAGGGGCGACAGGGCCCTGCTGGCCTCAAGGGTGGACTGGACAAATCTCGGACCATGACACCAGCGGGTGGGAGTGGGGGTGGCCTCTCAGACTCAGGCCGGAACTCACTCACAAGCCTGCCCACCTATAGCTCCAGTTACAGCCAGCACCTGGCACCCCTTAGTGCTTCCACTAGCCATATCAACCGCATTGGCACCGCCAGCTatggcagtggcagcagcggtggGGGGTCAGGCTACCAGGATCTAGGGACCTCTGACAGTGGGCGTGCTTCCAGTAAGAGCGGGTCATCATCATCCATGGGGCGGTCCGGCCACCTGGGAtctggggagggaggaagtgggggtCTGCCATTTGCAGCCTGCTCACCACCTTCACCTAGTACACTGATCCAGGAGCTGGGGGAGCGGCTATGGGAGAAGGAGCAGGAGGTGGCGGCTTTGCGGAGAAGCCTGGAGCAGAGCGAGGCGGCGGTGGCCCAGGTGCTGGAGGAGCGGCAGAAGGCCTGGGAGCGCGAGCTAGCTGAGCTTCGGCAGGGCTGCAGCGGGAAGCTGCAGCAGGTGGCCCGCCGTGCCCAGCGTGCCCAGCAGGGACTACAGCTGCAGGTGCTGCGACTGCAGCAAGACAAGAAGCAACTGCAGGAGGAGGCAGCCCGGCTGATGCAGCAGCGGGAAGAATTAGAGGACAAGGTGGCCGCCTGCCAGAAGGAGCAGGCCGACTTCCTGCCCCGCATGGAGGAAACCAAGTGGGAG GTGTGCCAGAAGGCCGGTGAGATTTCCCTCCTGAAGCAGCAGCTGAAGGACTCGCAGGCCGACGTGTCGCAGAAGCTGAGTGAGATCGTGGGGCTGCGCTCACAGCTGCGGGAAGGGCGGGCCTCGCTCCGGGAGAAGGAGGAGCAGCTGCTCAGCTTGAGGGACTCCTTCGGCAGCaagcaggccagcctggagctgagTGAGGGCGAGCTGCCCACTGCTTGCCTCAAGCCTGTGCTGACCCCTGTGGACTTGGCTGAGCCCCAGGAGCTAGCCACCTGTGAGAGTGATGAGGCCAAGATGCGCCGTCAGGCCGGGGTGGCAGCTGCCGCCTCCCTGGTTTCTGTGGATGCGGATGTGGATGCTGGGGGAGAGAGTGGGACACGAGCCCTGCGTCGGGAGGTGGGGCGGCTGCAGGCTGAGCTGGCCGCTGAGCGGCGGGCAAGGGAGCGCCAAGGTGCCAGCTTTGCAGAGGAGCGTCGTGTGTGGctagaggagaaggagaaggtcaTTGAGTACCAGAAGCAGCTGCAGCTGAGTTATGTAGAGATGTACCAGCGCAACCAGCAGCTGGAGCGGCGACTGCGGGAGCGTGGGGTGGCTGGGGGTGCCAGCACACCTACCCCCCAGCATGGTGAGGAGAAGAAGGCCTGGACCCCCTCCCGCCTTGAGCGCATTGAATCCACAGAAATCTGA